One genomic segment of Natrialbaceae archaeon AArc-T1-2 includes these proteins:
- a CDS encoding deoxyhypusine synthase: MDDDSTRDHVVPGSDETLETADIRGHDFRGETTLSDLLATYETTGFQATHLAEAIDITKRMQDEDATIYLTLTSNIISSGLREVIAALVRDGHVDVIITTSGSLTEDVIKTAKPFKLGEWDADEAALRERGINRLGNIFVPSDRYVWLEEYLYDFFDEFFAEEKVRTPTAFARELGETLDDEDSVLKQAADNDVPIYCPALTDAEVGNFLYYYSRGQDADVGIEILDDYTSLIEDGMLAEKTGLIAVGAGVPKHHAIMTNLFRGGAEYAVYISTGMEGDGSLSGAPPNEAVSWGKVKDDTETNFTQVEAEATLVLPLLVAEAFY, encoded by the coding sequence ATGGACGACGATTCGACCCGGGACCACGTCGTACCCGGCAGCGACGAAACGCTTGAGACGGCCGACATCCGCGGACACGATTTCCGCGGTGAAACGACGCTCTCGGACCTGCTCGCGACCTACGAAACCACGGGCTTTCAGGCAACGCACCTCGCCGAAGCGATCGACATCACGAAGCGAATGCAAGACGAAGATGCGACGATCTATCTCACCTTGACGTCGAACATCATCTCGTCGGGGCTGCGTGAGGTCATCGCAGCACTCGTTCGCGACGGTCACGTCGACGTCATTATCACCACTTCCGGCTCGCTCACGGAAGACGTCATCAAGACAGCCAAGCCGTTCAAACTGGGAGAGTGGGACGCCGACGAAGCCGCCCTCCGCGAACGCGGAATCAACCGCCTCGGGAACATCTTCGTCCCGTCCGATCGTTACGTCTGGCTCGAGGAGTACCTCTATGACTTCTTCGACGAGTTCTTCGCCGAAGAGAAGGTCCGAACGCCGACCGCGTTCGCTCGAGAACTCGGCGAGACGCTGGACGATGAGGATTCGGTGCTGAAACAGGCGGCGGACAACGACGTCCCCATCTACTGTCCGGCACTGACCGACGCGGAAGTCGGGAATTTCCTGTATTACTACAGCCGCGGACAGGATGCAGATGTGGGTATCGAGATTCTCGACGATTACACGTCGCTCATCGAAGACGGTATGCTCGCGGAGAAGACCGGCCTCATCGCAGTGGGTGCCGGCGTACCGAAACATCACGCGATCATGACGAACCTGTTCCGCGGCGGTGCGGAGTATGCGGTGTACATTTCGACGGGAATGGAAGGCGACGGCTCGCTCTCGGGCGCCCCACCGAACGAAGCCGTTTCGTGGGGAAAGGTCAAAGACGATACCGAGACCAACTTTACGCAGGTCGAAGCGGAGGCCACGCTCGTGTTGCCGCTGCTCGTTGCTGAAGCGTTCTACTAG
- a CDS encoding DUF7110 family protein, translating to MSEESRHVYRLHSTLELPLDDLHDHIEAMTFPDGIDDVEITRRNNTLILKAVAEDEDVSKYTPTAQLKASVTENRVYEEDPDERRNSFRWDEEEEEEIESELIEFAAFKGDRETVLQNSLLQYEMFLVLCGIAEQTEKGTLTAISERDGELEATRIVDGEPRPADVEVVEGPRDRNDSEGGVNWRDNKFISE from the coding sequence ATGTCAGAGGAATCCAGACACGTATATCGGCTCCACTCGACGCTCGAACTGCCACTCGATGACCTCCACGACCACATCGAGGCGATGACGTTCCCGGACGGGATCGACGACGTCGAGATCACACGACGAAACAACACGCTCATCCTTAAAGCCGTCGCCGAGGACGAGGACGTAAGCAAGTACACGCCGACGGCACAGTTGAAAGCGAGCGTCACCGAAAACCGGGTCTACGAAGAGGATCCGGACGAGCGACGCAACTCCTTCCGCTGGGACGAAGAGGAAGAAGAGGAGATCGAATCGGAACTTATCGAGTTCGCCGCGTTCAAAGGCGACCGCGAGACCGTCCTGCAGAACTCCCTGCTCCAGTACGAAATGTTCCTCGTACTGTGTGGGATCGCCGAACAGACCGAGAAGGGAACCCTCACAGCGATCTCAGAACGGGACGGCGAACTCGAGGCGACTCGCATCGTCGACGGCGAGCCTCGGCCGGCGGACGTCGAGGTCGTCGAGGGACCGCGCGATCGCAATGACTCCGAAGGTGGGGTTAACTGGCGGGACAACAAGTTCATCAGCGAGTGA
- a CDS encoding ribose 1,5-bisphosphate isomerase has product MTADRPAVAPAVLETATAIESMETRGAAAIADATAAALAAQAEESDATTPEAFRAELQAAARELYETRPTAVSLPNALRYVFRGLEGETVAELRTATIDRAEQFRGDLEQAQDRLGQVGANRLKDGDVVMTHCHSTDALACVKAAVESGKDLEAIVKETRPRKQGHITAGELRGWDVPVTLIVDNAAHRYLDAADHVLVGADSIAADGSVINKIGTSGLAVSARERGVPVVVAAQTIKLHPDTLTGHTVEIERRAETEVLSTAEREAITDGRPDDPGPAVENPAFDVTPPRHVDAIVTEHGQFPPESIVILMRELFGETTAEPWER; this is encoded by the coding sequence ATGACAGCGGACCGCCCGGCCGTCGCCCCGGCCGTCCTCGAGACCGCGACCGCCATCGAGTCGATGGAGACACGGGGCGCTGCAGCCATCGCAGACGCTACCGCGGCGGCACTCGCAGCCCAGGCCGAGGAGTCGGACGCGACGACGCCGGAGGCATTTCGCGCGGAGTTGCAGGCCGCTGCGCGGGAGCTGTACGAGACGCGCCCGACTGCAGTCAGCCTGCCGAACGCGCTCCGGTACGTCTTTCGTGGCCTCGAGGGCGAGACCGTCGCCGAACTCCGGACGGCGACGATCGACCGCGCCGAGCAATTTCGCGGCGACCTCGAGCAGGCACAGGATCGACTCGGCCAGGTGGGAGCAAACCGGCTGAAAGACGGCGACGTCGTGATGACTCACTGTCATTCCACGGACGCGCTCGCGTGCGTGAAGGCGGCAGTCGAGTCGGGGAAAGATCTCGAGGCGATCGTCAAAGAGACGCGGCCGCGAAAGCAGGGCCATATCACGGCCGGTGAGTTGCGGGGGTGGGACGTTCCCGTGACGCTGATCGTCGACAATGCGGCCCACCGGTACCTGGACGCGGCGGATCACGTGCTCGTCGGAGCCGACAGCATCGCGGCCGACGGCAGTGTCATCAACAAGATCGGCACGAGCGGGCTTGCAGTCAGCGCGCGCGAGCGGGGCGTTCCGGTTGTGGTCGCCGCTCAAACGATCAAGCTCCATCCGGACACGTTGACCGGTCACACCGTCGAGATCGAACGCCGTGCGGAGACCGAGGTGCTGTCGACAGCCGAACGCGAGGCGATCACCGACGGCCGGCCGGACGATCCGGGACCCGCCGTCGAAAACCCCGCGTTCGACGTCACCCCGCCACGTCACGTCGACGCGATCGTCACCGAACACGGACAGTTCCCACCAGAGAGCATCGTGATCCTGATGCGCGAGCTGTTCGGCGAGACGACGGCCGAGCCGTGGGAGAGATGA
- the deoC gene encoding deoxyribose-phosphate aldolase, giving the protein MDRTELAPMIDHTVLGPETTPSDVDRVLEEAAEYGTNACIPPCYLEHVPDEGDVTVATVIGFPHGQHATKAKLQEAVLAWQAGADELDAVCNVGRLKAGEDEAVADELSELVAAVPIPVKVILETPLLSDAEIRRACETALEADAAMVKTATGFADGVGSEKRRANDSAASGGATVSDVELMSEYLPVKASGGIGTYEEAMAMIDAGAERIGASSGTEILEGAPESDP; this is encoded by the coding sequence ATGGACCGCACCGAACTCGCGCCCATGATCGACCACACCGTGCTCGGTCCCGAGACGACTCCCAGCGACGTCGACCGGGTCCTCGAGGAAGCGGCCGAGTACGGCACGAACGCCTGCATTCCGCCGTGTTACCTCGAGCACGTCCCCGACGAGGGAGACGTCACAGTCGCGACAGTGATCGGCTTTCCCCACGGTCAACACGCCACCAAGGCGAAGCTCCAGGAGGCCGTCCTCGCCTGGCAGGCCGGCGCGGACGAACTCGACGCCGTCTGCAACGTCGGCCGACTGAAAGCCGGCGAGGATGAGGCCGTCGCCGACGAACTGAGCGAACTCGTCGCCGCCGTCCCGATCCCGGTGAAGGTCATCCTCGAGACGCCGCTGCTTTCCGACGCGGAGATTCGGCGGGCCTGCGAGACAGCTCTTGAGGCCGACGCCGCGATGGTCAAGACCGCGACGGGGTTTGCCGACGGCGTCGGTTCGGAGAAACGACGTGCAAACGACAGCGCCGCAAGCGGCGGCGCGACCGTCTCGGACGTCGAACTGATGAGCGAGTACCTGCCCGTGAAAGCAAGCGGCGGCATCGGCACGTACGAGGAGGCGATGGCGATGATCGACGCCGGAGCCGAGCGGATCGGCGCTTCCAGCGGGACCGAGATTCTCGAGGGGGCACCCGAGAGCGACCCCTGA
- a CDS encoding NAD-binding protein, whose protein sequence is MADEQPGEELATNWRRVLTTRATVALALSVALLSVVTGIVNLDVDAVYGPLAPHVPEPVQNTAGFTGAFTGFLMVASALALRRGLRVGWWATLVLLPITALQGLLQASIYALPLVVLSVLAIPSLFLTRGRFDRSLSLTTTQLAAGAALVGVQAYGTFGAFALREDFEGIDTLLDAFYFTLITSSTVGYGDVTPGSEEAMLFTMSVVVLGVASFGIAIGALVGPAIQARLSKTLGIMTESELELLDDHVLVLGHGNLTEPIVNALDAADVQFLVVTDDERAATQLSEQDVRVLTADPSDEEPLRRAKIANARAILVATDDDAQDALAVLTARELRPDARIATVANDRENTPKLRRAGADDVIALSELGGHLLVRSALGEDESPVVDQLLGQE, encoded by the coding sequence ATGGCCGACGAGCAGCCGGGCGAAGAGCTCGCGACGAACTGGCGACGCGTCCTGACGACGCGGGCGACCGTCGCGCTGGCACTTTCCGTCGCCTTGCTGTCGGTCGTGACCGGGATCGTCAACCTCGACGTCGACGCCGTCTACGGCCCGCTCGCGCCACACGTGCCGGAGCCGGTCCAGAACACGGCTGGCTTTACCGGCGCGTTCACGGGCTTTCTGATGGTCGCGAGCGCGCTCGCGCTCCGGCGTGGACTCCGGGTCGGCTGGTGGGCGACGCTCGTCCTGTTGCCGATCACCGCCTTGCAGGGGCTGTTGCAGGCGAGCATCTACGCCCTGCCGCTGGTCGTCCTCTCGGTGCTTGCTATCCCCTCGTTGTTTCTCACCCGCGGCCGGTTCGATCGGTCGCTGTCGCTTACGACGACACAGCTCGCGGCAGGGGCTGCCCTCGTGGGCGTCCAGGCCTACGGCACGTTCGGCGCGTTCGCCCTCCGCGAGGACTTCGAGGGGATCGATACGCTGCTCGATGCCTTCTACTTCACGCTGATCACCTCGAGTACCGTCGGCTACGGCGACGTGACGCCGGGCAGCGAGGAAGCGATGCTGTTTACGATGTCGGTCGTCGTCCTCGGGGTGGCCAGCTTCGGTATCGCCATCGGGGCACTCGTCGGGCCGGCGATCCAGGCCCGGCTCTCGAAGACGCTCGGAATCATGACCGAATCAGAACTCGAACTCCTAGACGACCACGTCCTCGTGCTCGGCCACGGGAACCTGACCGAACCGATCGTGAACGCACTCGACGCCGCCGACGTCCAGTTTCTCGTCGTCACCGACGACGAGCGGGCGGCCACACAGCTCTCCGAACAGGACGTCCGCGTTCTCACCGCCGACCCGAGCGACGAGGAGCCGCTCCGGCGGGCGAAGATCGCGAACGCACGGGCGATCCTCGTGGCCACGGACGACGACGCACAGGACGCACTCGCCGTGCTGACCGCCCGGGAACTCCGGCCCGACGCCCGGATCGCGACCGTCGCGAACGACCGGGAAAACACCCCGAAGCTCAGACGCGCCGGCGCTGACGACGTCATCGCGCTGTCCGAACTCGGCGGCCACCTGCTCGTGCGCTCGGCACTCGGCGAGGACGAGTCCCCGGTCGTCGACCAGTTGCTCGGACAGGAGTGA
- a CDS encoding ubiquitin-like small modifier protein 1, whose amino-acid sequence MEWKLFADLAEHAGDRHVTVDVDSGETVGDALDALLEDRPALADRVLDDDGELRSQINVLRNGADVGSQEDGLETELDAGDELALFPPVSGGGRR is encoded by the coding sequence ATGGAGTGGAAGCTGTTCGCCGACCTCGCAGAACACGCGGGAGACCGACACGTGACCGTCGACGTCGATTCCGGTGAGACGGTCGGAGACGCCCTCGATGCACTGCTCGAGGACCGTCCGGCGCTCGCAGACCGGGTTCTCGACGACGACGGCGAGTTACGATCCCAGATCAACGTCCTTCGAAACGGCGCAGACGTCGGAAGCCAGGAAGATGGTCTCGAAACCGAACTCGACGCCGGTGACGAGTTAGCGCTGTTCCCGCCGGTAAGCGGCGGCGGCAGGCGGTAG
- the mobA gene encoding molybdenum cofactor guanylyltransferase — MSTGVILAGGRSTRFGETDKVVAELAGVPMIRRVAKRLADAVDAVVINCRRDQCESIAAAMDGYPHDVGFAIDEEPDRGPMAGIYEGLRAVDSEYAVVVACDMPFVDPAFVQYLLERVAGHEAAVPRLEDRWFQTTQAAYHADAMATACEDALDDGERKIIEPLFELDYVVLDEPDVREHATLETFRNVNTRGELERAAADLG; from the coding sequence GTGTCAACCGGTGTCATCCTCGCTGGCGGTCGGTCGACCCGATTCGGCGAGACGGACAAGGTAGTCGCCGAACTCGCTGGCGTTCCGATGATCCGTCGGGTCGCAAAGCGGCTCGCTGATGCGGTCGACGCCGTCGTGATCAACTGCCGTCGCGACCAGTGCGAATCGATCGCGGCGGCGATGGACGGATATCCCCACGACGTCGGATTCGCGATCGACGAAGAGCCCGATCGCGGTCCGATGGCCGGCATCTACGAGGGACTTCGGGCCGTCGACAGCGAGTACGCCGTCGTCGTCGCCTGTGACATGCCGTTTGTCGATCCCGCGTTCGTCCAGTACCTCCTCGAGCGCGTCGCCGGCCACGAGGCCGCCGTCCCACGACTCGAAGATCGGTGGTTCCAGACCACCCAGGCGGCCTACCACGCCGACGCGATGGCGACCGCCTGCGAGGATGCACTGGACGACGGCGAGCGAAAGATCATCGAGCCGCTGTTCGAACTCGACTACGTCGTCCTCGACGAACCCGACGTTCGCGAGCACGCGACTCTGGAGACGTTTCGAAACGTCAACACGCGCGGGGAACTCGAGCGGGCGGCTGCCGATCTCGGATAG
- a CDS encoding CapA family protein, with the protein MTGTLRFGLTGDVMLGRLVDERYRTRDVSEVWGDVRERLRSLDALAINLECALSTRGSPWSRTHRPFHFRADPSWAVPALTDAGVSFAALANNHVLDFEEPAMRDTLEELSEAGIAHAGAGRTEGEAFAPATIEVDGVTIAFVSLTDNTPEYAVGPDEPGTAYVPIGDDDDLARERAGEAIADANATEPDLLVASLHWGPNMVTEPPPEFRRFARFLVDEGVDLVHGHSAHVFQGIEVIDDVPVLYDCGDFVDDYAVDHERRNDRSFLFTATLESETGSIETLRLFPTMIERCTVYRATEPAASWSRDRMRELSEPFGTSFERDGEELVLDLRG; encoded by the coding sequence ATGACGGGCACCCTCCGGTTCGGTCTGACGGGCGACGTGATGCTCGGCCGACTCGTCGACGAACGGTACCGGACCCGGGACGTCAGCGAGGTCTGGGGCGACGTCCGCGAGCGGCTCCGGTCGCTCGACGCGCTGGCGATCAACCTCGAGTGTGCTCTCTCGACGCGGGGCTCGCCCTGGTCGCGAACGCACCGGCCCTTTCATTTCCGTGCCGATCCGTCGTGGGCCGTACCCGCACTCACCGACGCCGGCGTCTCGTTTGCGGCGCTCGCGAACAACCACGTGCTGGATTTCGAGGAACCCGCCATGCGTGATACGCTCGAGGAGTTGTCCGAGGCGGGGATCGCCCACGCGGGTGCGGGTCGAACCGAGGGCGAGGCGTTCGCGCCGGCGACGATCGAGGTCGATGGGGTGACGATCGCGTTCGTCTCGCTGACCGACAACACGCCGGAGTACGCGGTCGGGCCCGACGAGCCGGGGACCGCCTACGTCCCCATCGGAGACGACGACGACCTCGCGAGAGAGCGAGCGGGCGAAGCGATCGCTGACGCGAACGCGACGGAGCCGGACCTGCTCGTCGCCTCGCTACACTGGGGACCGAACATGGTTACCGAGCCACCACCCGAGTTCCGCCGGTTCGCCCGGTTTCTCGTCGACGAGGGCGTCGACCTCGTCCACGGCCACAGCGCACACGTCTTCCAGGGGATCGAGGTGATCGACGACGTTCCCGTCCTGTACGACTGTGGCGACTTCGTCGACGACTACGCCGTCGACCACGAACGTCGCAACGATCGGAGTTTTCTGTTTACGGCCACGCTCGAGTCGGAGACGGGATCGATCGAGACGCTTCGACTGTTCCCGACGATGATCGAACGCTGTACCGTCTACCGCGCTACGGAGCCGGCGGCGTCGTGGTCGCGCGATCGGATGCGCGAACTCTCCGAACCGTTCGGGACGAGCTTCGAACGCGACGGCGAGGAACTGGTCCTCGACCTCCGGGGCTAA
- the glnA gene encoding type I glutamate--ammonia ligase — protein sequence MTNGNPTTAERDVLETIEAEDVDFLRLQFTDILGTVKNVSVPARQAEKAFTEGIYFDGSSIEGFVRIQESDMRLVPDPETFAVLPWRANGESAAARMICDVYDTSTDEPFEGDPRYVLKQALERAKKLGYTVNTAPEPEFFLFEEDEDGRATTETADHGGYFDVAPKDLASDVRRDIIYGLEDMGFEIEASHHEVARGQYEINFEYDDALSTADNVATFRTVVRAIAAEHDLHATFMPKPIPRINGSGMHTHMSLLTEDGENAFHDEDDEFDLSETAHSFLAGILEHAPAITAVANPTVNSYKRLVPGYEAPVYVAWSDRNRSALIRKPAARVPAASRVELRSPDPSCNPYLAFAAMIHAGLDGIERDLEAPEPVRENIYEFDEEKREEYGIDTLPANLGDAVAALEDDDVIYGALGEHVAPKFVEAKTQEFEEYIVEVSEWELGRYLETF from the coding sequence ATGACGAACGGAAACCCGACTACGGCAGAACGCGACGTACTCGAAACGATCGAGGCGGAAGACGTCGACTTCCTCCGTCTCCAGTTCACGGACATTCTCGGGACGGTCAAGAACGTCTCCGTCCCAGCTCGCCAGGCCGAGAAGGCGTTCACCGAGGGGATCTACTTCGACGGCTCCTCGATCGAGGGCTTCGTCCGCATCCAGGAGTCGGACATGCGCCTCGTCCCCGACCCGGAGACGTTCGCGGTCTTGCCCTGGCGGGCCAACGGCGAGAGCGCCGCCGCGCGGATGATCTGTGACGTCTACGACACCTCCACGGACGAACCCTTCGAGGGCGATCCACGCTACGTCCTCAAACAGGCACTCGAGCGCGCGAAAAAGCTCGGCTACACCGTCAACACCGCGCCCGAACCCGAGTTCTTCCTGTTCGAGGAAGATGAGGACGGTCGGGCGACGACCGAGACCGCAGACCACGGCGGCTACTTCGACGTTGCACCCAAGGACCTGGCGAGTGACGTCCGCCGGGACATCATCTACGGGCTCGAGGACATGGGCTTCGAGATCGAAGCCAGCCATCACGAGGTCGCCCGCGGCCAGTACGAGATCAACTTCGAGTACGACGACGCGCTCTCGACGGCGGACAACGTCGCGACCTTCCGGACCGTCGTTCGTGCGATCGCCGCCGAACACGACCTCCACGCGACGTTCATGCCGAAACCGATCCCGCGGATCAACGGCTCGGGCATGCACACCCACATGTCCCTGCTGACCGAAGACGGCGAAAACGCCTTCCACGACGAAGACGACGAGTTCGACCTCTCGGAGACGGCCCACTCGTTTCTCGCGGGGATTCTCGAGCACGCCCCCGCGATCACGGCGGTCGCAAACCCCACCGTCAACAGCTACAAGCGCCTGGTGCCGGGCTACGAAGCGCCGGTCTACGTCGCCTGGTCCGATCGCAACCGATCGGCGCTAATCCGCAAACCCGCCGCACGGGTGCCTGCGGCCTCCCGAGTCGAACTGCGTTCGCCCGACCCCTCCTGTAACCCCTACCTCGCCTTCGCCGCCATGATCCACGCCGGGCTCGACGGCATCGAGCGCGACCTCGAGGCACCCGAACCTGTCCGGGAGAACATCTACGAGTTCGACGAGGAAAAACGCGAAGAGTACGGTATCGACACGCTGCCGGCGAACCTCGGCGACGCCGTCGCCGCCCTCGAGGACGACGACGTGATCTACGGCGCACTCGGCGAGCACGTCGCGCCGAAGTTCGTCGAAGCAAAGACCCAGGAGTTCGAGGAGTACATCGTCGAGGTCTCCGAGTGGGAACTCGGGCGCTACCTCGAGACGTTCTAA
- the twy1 gene encoding 4-demethylwyosine synthase TYW1, with amino-acid sequence MSDSADTGVGAGVDTDDEDDDGGPMQVSNPDYHNENHTAAQTCGWTKNALRGEGKCYKNIWYGIESHRCIQMTPVVRCNERCVFCWRDHSGHAYEMDDVEWDDPEAVVDASIDLQKKLLSGFGGNEKVPREVFEEAMEPRHVAISLDGEPTLYPYLSELIEAFHDRDVTTFLVSNGTRPDVIRECDPTQLYVSVDAPERHTFDQVVKATEDDAWEKLLETLDVLAAKDETRTVLRTTLIDGENMHSPGWYAGLFRRADPDFVELKAYMHVGHSRGRLDRSSMPDHEAVVEFAERVGEYMPDHPELKQVPASHVTLLSKTTDTWVPKLKKDSDFWERDPVVGD; translated from the coding sequence ATGAGCGACTCCGCCGATACGGGCGTCGGTGCGGGCGTCGACACCGACGACGAGGACGACGACGGCGGGCCGATGCAGGTCTCGAACCCGGACTACCACAACGAGAACCACACGGCGGCCCAGACCTGCGGCTGGACGAAAAACGCCCTGCGGGGCGAAGGGAAGTGTTACAAGAACATCTGGTACGGCATCGAGTCCCACCGCTGCATCCAGATGACGCCGGTCGTCCGCTGTAACGAGCGCTGTGTCTTCTGCTGGCGCGATCACAGCGGTCACGCCTACGAGATGGACGACGTCGAGTGGGACGATCCCGAAGCCGTCGTCGACGCCTCGATCGACCTCCAGAAGAAGCTACTCTCGGGCTTCGGCGGTAACGAGAAAGTCCCCCGTGAGGTGTTCGAGGAAGCGATGGAGCCACGCCACGTCGCCATCAGTCTCGACGGCGAGCCGACGCTGTATCCCTACCTGTCCGAACTCATCGAGGCGTTTCACGACCGGGACGTCACCACGTTCCTCGTCTCGAACGGCACCCGGCCCGACGTGATCCGGGAGTGTGATCCGACCCAGCTCTACGTCAGCGTCGACGCTCCCGAGCGTCACACCTTCGATCAGGTCGTCAAGGCCACCGAGGACGACGCCTGGGAGAAACTGCTCGAGACGCTCGACGTCCTCGCGGCGAAAGACGAGACTCGCACGGTCCTGCGGACGACGCTGATCGACGGCGAGAACATGCACAGCCCCGGCTGGTACGCCGGACTCTTCCGGCGGGCCGATCCCGACTTCGTCGAACTCAAGGCGTACATGCACGTCGGTCACTCTCGCGGCCGGCTCGATCGGTCGTCGATGCCCGACCACGAGGCGGTCGTCGAGTTTGCCGAACGCGTCGGCGAGTACATGCCCGACCACCCCGAACTCAAACAGGTGCCTGCCTCCCACGTCACCCTCCTCTCGAAGACGACAGACACCTGGGTCCCGAAACTGAAAAAAGACAGCGACTTCTGGGAGCGCGATCCGGTCGTCGGGGACTAG
- a CDS encoding phosphoglycolate phosphatase — MTPPLVLDIDGTLTRPDTWGIDPRIFDPLRAWDAPVVLATGKAFPYPVALCHFAGIPELVVAENGGVVYTGEEVHFTADPDAPRAVAEAYEDAGYSLGWGPEDTVNRWRETEIAVEHSQPETPLRELAAEHGLEVIDSGYAYHVKDPAVDKGAGVEAVADAVGFDLAETVAVGDSENDAATFEVVGHSVAVSNADEVAKAAADEVLETAHADGTLSVLERVRDGS, encoded by the coding sequence ATGACGCCACCGCTCGTGCTGGACATCGACGGCACGCTCACCCGCCCCGACACATGGGGGATCGACCCGCGCATCTTCGATCCGCTTCGTGCGTGGGACGCTCCCGTCGTTCTCGCCACCGGGAAGGCCTTTCCGTACCCGGTCGCACTCTGTCACTTCGCCGGCATCCCCGAACTCGTCGTCGCCGAGAACGGCGGCGTCGTTTACACCGGCGAGGAGGTCCACTTCACCGCCGATCCCGACGCGCCCCGAGCGGTCGCCGAAGCCTACGAAGACGCCGGCTACTCGCTCGGGTGGGGGCCAGAGGACACCGTCAACCGCTGGCGGGAGACCGAAATCGCCGTCGAGCACTCCCAGCCAGAGACGCCGCTGCGAGAACTTGCGGCCGAACACGGCCTCGAGGTGATCGACTCCGGCTACGCCTACCACGTCAAGGATCCGGCCGTCGACAAGGGCGCGGGCGTCGAGGCCGTCGCCGACGCGGTCGGATTCGACCTCGCGGAGACGGTCGCCGTCGGTGACTCCGAGAACGACGCCGCCACCTTCGAGGTCGTCGGCCACAGCGTCGCCGTCTCGAACGCCGACGAGGTAGCGAAGGCAGCGGCCGACGAGGTCCTGGAAACGGCCCACGCCGACGGGACCCTGTCGGTGCTCGAGCGCGTTCGGGACGGTAGCTAA